From the genome of Treponema denticola:
TTTTATAAAAGGCTGTTCCGCAATTTCTTTTGTCTTTGCTCGCAGGATCCGTGCAGTTCCAGTCCAAGAAGTAATACTCATAGCTATAATCAAGTTCCATTTTCCGGGTTTCATAAACGCCACCAACAAGACCGTCAAAGGCAGTCCCGGAACAGACATTGCAATATTGGTAAACACTGTTATAAGTCTATCGGTAATACCTCCGTAATATCCTGAAAGCAGAGCAAAAACAACACCGATACAGGTAATAGTAATAGCCGCAAAAAAACCGACAAAAAGAGAAACCCGAGCACCGTAGATCAGCTCGCTTAAAATATCCTGTCCGACATCATTAGTTCCTAAAAGGTGCGCAAGACAAGGCTTTTCATAAATATGACCCATTTCATACGGATCATACGGAGCGATAACCGGTGCAAAAATTGCAATAATAGCTGCCGTCAAAACAATCATAAGCCCCGCCTTAAAGGAAGACGGCATTTTTTTTATATTTGAAAATTGTATCATCTCTCATCCCTTACGCGCGGATCTATTATGATATTGACAATGTCGCTTATCCAGTTTGCAGCGACAACACTCACCGCTGAAATTAAAAAACACAATTGTGCCGTCGGAAAATCGCGTCTGCTTACCGCATCGAACATAAGGGAACCCATTCCTTTCCAGCCGAAAATAACTTCAACTATCATCGATCCCGATAAAAGCCATCCCAACTGAATTGAAAGAGACGTTGAATACGGAAGCAGTGCATTGCATAAAACGTGACGGAATAAAACTTTTTTATCTTCCAAGCCTTTTGATTCCGCAGTTATTAAATAATCTTCGTTACAGATTTGAGAAACGGAGCTTTTCATAAGCATGAAATTTCCTGCCGTACGCGAAAGAACTAAAATGATAAGCGGTAATGCCATATGACTTAATAAACTCCAAATCCGCTCCATCCCCGAAAGCCCCGGTCCTACCATTCCGTTTATAGGAAATATTTTAAGCTTGTACGAAAATATGATGAGAAAAATCAAGCCTATACAGTTCGATGGAATTGTGTTTACAAACAAAAAAAACGGAGTCGTAATGCGGTCGAAAATTCCTTTTGTCCGCCACCCTGCAAGAGTTCCCAAAACAGCCCCTAAAATTCCGCCCAAAATCCACGTGGGAATAGAAAGCAGTAAAGTGCTTTTTGCCGCTCGCAAAACATTTTCTGAAACGGGCTGATGATTCGAATGAGCACGTCCGAAATCGAGCGTCGCAATACATTTTAAATATTTTTTATATTGCACCCATAACGAATCATCAAGTCCGAATTTCAATTTTAATGCTTCAAGTTCGGCAGGGTATTGATCCAAAAGATAATAGTATTCTTCTTGCCCGACCAAATACATAATGGGTTTCCCCGGCATAATATGAATGAGCAAAAAGCTAAGAGATATTATCATATAAACCGTACACAGAGCGTACAGAAATTTTTTACCCGTTGATCTCATTTTGTCTTTGAAGCTTTATTTTTTTATTGTTCTAAGCTCAAACCATGTTGTCGGATGGATGACACCCCAAGAAGGATAGTTATCCCAGCCCTCATACTTATCCGTTCTATATGGGAAAAAACATTTTTCCCAACAAAGCGCCTGAGCAAAAGCAACATCATTTGCCATAGCTTGAAGTTTTCTTACATTTTTGATGTAGGTCTCATCATCGGAAGCCCGCTGCATGGCAAAAAAGGTGTCTTTAAATTCATCATTATGAAAGGTTCCCCAAATCCATGTATTTTCACCTTCAAATCTGGGATCGGCTAAAAAATACCTAAAAGCACTTGTATATTGAGCCATTCCCGAAGTGGTATAGCCGATTGAAATATCATAATTTCCATCAATTATATTTTGCTCCCAAACTTCGTCGTTCCTTAAGCTTTCTTCATCGACATAAGTCTTAACGCCTATGTTTTTTAACGAGGCCATAATTACATCGGACATGCGGTTAAACAGTTCCTTATTTCTAGTTGAAAATTGCTGTGTTACCATAACTTTTAATTCGGAACCGTCCGGGTATTCTCTAAATCCGTCCCCGTTAATATCTTTATAGCCTGCTTCATCCAAAAGACGTGCAGCTTCTTTTATGTCGGTTTTAAGGATGGGTAAAGACGGGTCAAAACCTTTACATGAAGGAGGTATAATGCCTGCACCCGGAGCCGTACCGTACGA
Proteins encoded in this window:
- a CDS encoding ABC transporter permease, whose protein sequence is MIQFSNIKKMPSSFKAGLMIVLTAAIIAIFAPVIAPYDPYEMGHIYEKPCLAHLLGTNDVGQDILSELIYGARVSLFVGFFAAITITCIGVVFALLSGYYGGITDRLITVFTNIAMSVPGLPLTVLLVAFMKPGKWNLIIAMSITSWTGTARILRAKTKEIAEQPFIKIEKALGVSDFVIMFKHILPNLKDIILIRGVLSVSAAMVTESGLSFLGLGTYGEKSWGAILRYAFFRHSILRGQIWWYLPPIICISVTVLGFMLIGYYGTKNE
- a CDS encoding ABC transporter permease, with the protein product MIISLSFLLIHIMPGKPIMYLVGQEEYYYLLDQYPAELEALKLKFGLDDSLWVQYKKYLKCIATLDFGRAHSNHQPVSENVLRAAKSTLLLSIPTWILGGILGAVLGTLAGWRTKGIFDRITTPFFLFVNTIPSNCIGLIFLIIFSYKLKIFPINGMVGPGLSGMERIWSLLSHMALPLIILVLSRTAGNFMLMKSSVSQICNEDYLITAESKGLEDKKVLFRHVLCNALLPYSTSLSIQLGWLLSGSMIVEVIFGWKGMGSLMFDAVSRRDFPTAQLCFLISAVSVVAANWISDIVNIIIDPRVRDER